The following coding sequences are from one Pseudonocardia sp. HH130630-07 window:
- a CDS encoding IS5 family transposase produces the protein MPRTAVLTDAQWARLAPLLPSSEGRRGRPFRDDRRVIEGIIYRYRCGLPWRDAPAEFGPWQTLWKRHRRYSGDGTWDHILAALLVEADAAEVLGWAVSVDSTIIRAHQHAATLKRDTGGRIELHESARRTSRSRAGTVPRRAVDEDPPAR, from the coding sequence GTGCCGCGTACCGCTGTCCTGACTGATGCCCAGTGGGCCCGTCTGGCGCCGCTGTTGCCCTCCTCCGAGGGTCGTCGCGGGCGCCCGTTCCGCGATGACCGCCGGGTGATCGAGGGGATCATCTACCGGTATCGGTGCGGGCTTCCCTGGCGCGACGCCCCAGCCGAGTTCGGGCCGTGGCAGACGTTGTGGAAGCGGCACCGCCGCTACAGCGGCGACGGCACCTGGGACCACATCCTGGCTGCTCTTCTGGTCGAGGCCGACGCCGCCGAGGTGCTCGGGTGGGCGGTCAGCGTGGACTCCACGATCATCCGTGCCCACCAGCACGCCGCGACCCTCAAGCGCGACACAGGGGGCCGGATCGAACTACACGAATCTGCTCGCCGAACCAGCAGATCACGCGCTGG